Part of the Rhinoderma darwinii isolate aRhiDar2 chromosome 2, aRhiDar2.hap1, whole genome shotgun sequence genome, TCACTTGAGCGACCTGTTATCTCGTATACACCTCATCGAGCAGACCCACAAGGCTTCCCTGGACCGGGTGATGGGGGCGGAGCTGGGGCAGTTGTGTGTTCAGGTCCGGTCTCTTTGTCTTGCTAAGACTAGGGTCTCCCTAGTAAAGTGTAGGCGACACTTCTATGAATTTAGTAACAAACCAGGCAGGACTCTGGCACAGGCACTGCGAAAACCAGGTTACGAACCTATGTCCCCCAAGTGCAGACACCCGGAGCCGGGGGTGCACACAGCCCCCAGGACATCTCGGAAGCCTTCCGGGCGTACTACCACTCACTCTACAATCTCCTGCGGACCTCCCCTTCCGCAGAGGGGGGAATTAGACGGGAGCAGATGGAGGCATACCTCTGCTCTTCGGGGATGAAAAGTATCCCACAGGAAGCTTTAGCGGCCTTGGAAGAGCCGATTTCTCCAGAGGAGTGGTCCTGGGCCCTGAAGGATTCCCCGGTGGGGAAGGCGTCGGGCCCGGATGGTCTTCCCATTCAGTACTACAAGGTTTGCTCAGACCTTCTCGGGCCTCATTTCCTGCAGGCTATAACTCCCTCACAGACGGGTGTCCTCTCCCTCAGGATGCCTTGCGGGCATACATTACGGTCATACCcaaggaagggaaggaccccacCAGCTGCCAAAATTACCGTCCCATCTCCCTGCTTAATGTAGATCTCAAGTTGTTTGCAAAGATCTTGGCCCATAGACTTACCCCCCTTCTCCACAGTGTGATCCACTATGATcaggtgggcttcatgccccAGAGGGAAGCTAGGGATAATACTACTAGGGCAATTAACCTGATTTATCACGCGACTTCCTCGTCTCTGCCCACACTGCTGCTGTCCACGGACGCGGAGAAAGCCTTTTACAGGGTGGACTGGGACTTCATGTCAGCCACTTTGCGGCACGTCGGACTGGGTTCCCACATGATGCAATGGATCTCGAGCCTCTACTCATCTCCATCTGCCAGGGTTAAGGTGAATGGTACCTTATCATCACCGCTCTTTATCTCCAATGGCACGCGGCAGGGTTGCCCCCCCGTCTCCCTTGATCTTTATTTTGTGCCTGGAACCCTTCCTCTGTCGGGTTCGTTCCAATCCAGATATAGCGGGTGTATTAGTGGGGGGAAGATCGCATAAAGTGGCGGCGTATGCGGATGACCTTCTGTTCTTCCTCCCTGCACCCAGGATCTCCCTGCCCAACCTCATGGTGgagatgagtagatactcgaagCTGTCAAATTTTACAATTAATTATCAGAAATCTAAGGCTCTCAACATATCACTGCCACAGTCCCTAGTTGAGGACTTATCGGGGTCCTTCTCCTTCAAATGGGCTAGAGACTCGCTTCAATACTTGGGGGTCCAGCTCTCCAGGGATCTCTCTCGCCTTTACGCAGTTAACTATCCTCCTCTCCTGCAACGGGTAAAGAGCGATTTGGATTTCTGGACGAAGGGCACCTTCACATGGTTCGGTAGATGTGCAATCTTCAAAATGAACATTCTCCCACGGATATTGTACTTCTTCCAAGCCCTACCGATTCATATTCCCCACACTTTTTTCCGAACTCTGTTGTCCCTGCTCCACCACTTCATTTGGATGGGGAAACCGGCCCGTATAGCCAGCTCCACACTTTTTCGCTCCAAGAGCGAAGGGGGGGTGGGGCTCCCTGACTTTATTTCCTACCACCAGGCCTCACACTTGACACGCATCCTGGACTGGTTCCGCCACACGGAGGTCAAACAATGGGTATCAATGGAACAGTCTTCTATGGCTGTCCGCCTACAGGCTCTGCCGTGGCTGGGCAGGGATACCCCTCTGACAGCAAGGACACACCCGACGATAGGGCCCTCACTGACAGTGGCGTTAAAGGTCTTTCCCCGGAAAGAGATCTCCCCATCTCCGTCCCCCATGTTTCCGGTCTTGGTTAACCCGGCGTTTCCTCCAGGGCGGGAGGGGGGTCCTTTTCGGAGCTGGTTGCAGGCAGGTAGGGGCCCCGCCTCTCATTACCTGCACGGGGAGTCTTGGATGACTGGCCCGCAACTGATGTCTCTGTCAGATCCTCTTCCCCTCACTCCCTGGCAGGTTacacaaaaataatttgtgtGCTCTGAGTGAAGCGGGGCATGAAAAACAGGCAAAGCACTAAAAATAGTAGCGCAATTCCCGGTGATTAGACATATATGGTGTATCCTATCGGCATGCCATACATTTATTTGGTGGGAAGAAGTATAATGCCATTGTGTTTACATAACTTTCTTTGTAAAGTTGCATTTTTCCATTACTTAAAACATTGATCAGGACCTTTCGCATTGTTTCTAACATCCCGCAGCACAGACGGTCTGATGTAGGTGCTGCAGCATGGATCTCGCTGTGTGGCTCTTATACTAAACAATTTTAACTTTGTACTGTATAGCGAAGATATTTTGTAATCTGGATCTAGCGTATCATTGACATTTAGCAGTCTGTGCAGAAATGTTTAATGACGTTAATATGATAATCTTATTTGCATAATTATTTCAGCATGATttctaaaggtgcccatacaaatTAGATGAAAGTCGGCTGAACCCACCGATTATCAAATGACTATGGAGGTCTATTAACTCTCTCCCGATGGCATATGTCGGGGAAAGAAGGGTCGGGCATGtcggatttcaacatgcctgatcctttattCTTTTAGgggataagccactgccagaggctTATTCTCCTCTacccattaaaataaacatgcatgctcggccgacagctatgttaaagtgtatggccacctgAACAGGAGGTACAATTTAATATCTACTGGTCACCCAATTACTCACAGGATCAGCCAAAATGACAACTTGAACTGTAGCTTTCCCAGGAGTATCCAGGCTTACAAGAGGAGTCAGGATCTTTTGATTCTCTCTATTCATTGTGGCCTCAATAGTTGGAAGCTGTTGACACAGACAGAAGATGAAGAACAAAAATAAGAGCTATTAAAAAATCTAAAGTCAAACAACTTGATAATAAATGTAAACTTTGGTTTAGTTGGATTATTATTTTTGCCCACTGTGTTTTTACTTTCGCTATAGGGGTTTCCCCATCttggacattaatggcatatccacaggatatgccataaatgtctgatagacatgggtcccacctctgggacacgcacctatctctagaatggggcccccccccccgacttctGTCCTACCTTGTCGGACTCCCACTGCTCCCCAGCCACTGTCTGACAAGGTGgtcggaagttacggaaacagctgagctacgcggtttccgtaactcccatagaagtgaataggagttacagaagcagcgtagcatggtgagctacgctgtttctggaactcgggagctatggaaacagcgtagcttgctgtgctatgctgcttccggaaCTCCCATTCTCTTCTATGGGAATTACTTGAATAGCGTAGCTCTGCTTTTTCCGTACTCCCAACCACCAGACAGTGGCCAGGAAGTAGGACAAgataggaaggggggggggggtcaaacggGAAAACCCCTAATCTGGATAAAGATTAATTTTGCTTTGTTGCATgttggaaaaaaaacataaaaagagtTACGGAAAATGACAGCACAGACAACATAAGCTACCTTAGTAtggatttatttttaataattatgcaaaaaaaaaaaattttaggtGAATGGCTCTGTACGATTACAAATTTGTGGCCACTGCTGAAacttaatgggaaaaaaaatattaaattgaaAAGTCTAATTATGATACAGTGCAACTAAATATATCCGTTTCATATTTATGGAGTTCAATGCTGCTGAATGAGTTACTAGTATATATCTTGACCAATATGTTAAATATGAATATTTGTACAGCTACGATTGGATTGGTTACGTTTTTGTTATATTTatgcaaaatatacaataaaaacaaacTTATTTaagaattaaaataataaaaagaaaattatttcCAACCTCATCTTTTGGACAAGCAAATGCAATTCGTCCAAATGCTGCTGCATGATCCACTGGTCCTCCAATGTTCTGCAGCTCCAGCTTGCACTGCAAAATAACACGTACATTAGAAGCCTTCTCCCCATTTCTGGAAATGTCTGATGTTCAACAAGAGAaaagtgggggagatttatcaaaatgtGTGCAAAAGAAAAGTGGAGTAGCTGCCCATAGTGACCAGATTGCTTCTTCCATCTTCAGAAGGTCAGGCAGGAAAGTTGCCAGAACTCGCACATGGTTGGTTTTTCCGCTTGGAAACACCAATAGTTAAAGCAGATCTGACATCACAATATGTCCTATTTAAAAGGCAGCATATTAAAATGACAGGTCTTTAGTTTTTACACAAAACGGCCCCAAAAAATGATGTCCCATTTGGTTGATAGCAGCCTAGACAATATACAGCGGACTGAACTACGAATACAGCGCTCACCCCTCTCACCAATAATTGGTAGTACTTGTGTATACTGGCAGATACATAGCTGCTGTCAATCATTGTTAAGGGGGACAACTATTTTTGCTGCCCTTAAAATTGACATTTTCATATTAGTAATGATCTGTATTTTCAGTGAGTTGTAAGAAGTTTCCTAAACAGTTgttaaaaaaagtggcaaaatataATGGAGAAGTAGTCTCTACCTGGCTGTCTGCATAGCCCAACAGAACACTCTTTTTGCACTTATCCTCGTGATAGACTCTCAGGCCTAATAAGTCACACCAGTACACAGTAGACTTTTGCAGGTTGGATACAGCAACAGTCACTTTCTGCACTGGAtctgaaaaaatatatgtaaaaaacatttttcttttttttttcagcagaaaaaaaactgaagttcAGAATACGGTCTAATTCAGTATTTACCTGTGTTGGGTTGAGTTCTGTCTTCTAAAAAGAACTTATAACCTCCCGGTGCTTCAGTCTGAAACAGTCCAGGTGATATTTCAGAAAGCGGCCagttcacctgctttgcattgaCTATAGCTTGACTGGACTGTAGTGTGAGCCCCTGATAAAACACAGTAATAGAAGGAATCAAGACATACAGAACTTTCAGCCCCTTCAGGAGACTAAGGCTCTTTTTACTTGAATTTTCTACGCAAGAATTAATTCTACTACAAGGATTCTTATTTCACTAAATGACAATGTTATTAAAAGgttaatatatatttaaatagcTTTCATTATACTACAGTAAATATAGGCCTTTTCTTCTACATGTTAATAAGAAATACCATGAAACACAGACATACCAAGAAATCATTGCCGAGACGATACTCCCCAACTCCATAGTTGTAGGTCAGTTCAACAACAAAGTGGCTGTCTTCAGAGCCATAGCCTATCATAGTTTTACTCCATTTCCCATCATAGGGGCTGAAATGATGTACAATAAAAATTGGAGTTGAACATGGTAACAATAAATATAATAGAAAGTGTGACAGCCATCAGAATAAATCACCTCTAAATATTAGTCCTTGATTTGTCCTCTTCTGCCATTATTTAATCATATCTGCCACTATTACAACTCCCACAATGGCTATTATCCAGCTTTCGAATACTTCTGAATAGTAAATAGAGTAtactttttaaagaggacctgttacctcTCCTAACTGGTCTATTTAAGTAAATACTtgaattccccataaaataacgttGGGGGCACCTTTTCGTAAAACTCCGCATTGTgccttttcttcgttattcctcctagaaatctatgaataaattgacaactgggcgttaccattccccttgttaaaggggtgtgtccctccaCAGTCTGGCACTGTcaagcactgattggtcagtgtcagtctgtgtagggacacacccccaagtaGTAAAACCAAGTTGTCaacgttccagaattgttattttatggggaatactagTATTTATTGAGACACGTCGGGATAGCTGATAAATCCTTAACGACTTGACTGTAggctgttttttcttcttttaagggtaactaaacttttagaaaacttctgacatgtcagaagaattgatcattgggggtccgagcactgagacccccactgatcgttaAAACTAAGTTAATGTATTCACTCTTTGATGCATACAGCTTTTATATACTTAATACttggtttaaagagaacctttcacctccctagctctaacactgtccgtagcagtgacatacccccttgccagttcggcagaagactaagcACAAGActaatctctcacaagagctgaagagttgATCATAATGCCTACTTCGTCATCAACAGCTGGTAATATCTCATTTTCCATACCCATTGCAAGTGGCTTTGCAACCTTCTTCAAATTCTTCATGCCgtaaaacctgaaaaaaaaatgataaaatccATATTAAGATTCAGTCAGAGTCTTTAAAGTAGATCTGTCATCAGAATATGGTCTcttacttaaagtgtagctaaactttcgcaaaaaaaagaaatatttaaactgctattatgtccctctatgtgaatatattactcctagcaatttttttcacttcaaagtaccttttttgcagctttttttcttgtgaaaccgtccacatctattttctcacacttcctaattctggccagttgctaggggtgtgtcttactgtgtgtgatgttaccATTTGTCTGCatctttcatgggcagtgaactctgaggtgataactacaatactgtgagtgtgcactgagctatgcacagcagaacacattatatatagagatgtgaatatctctgcacactccagagGAAAGCAATCagagttgttcactttccctggcaagtgcagggaagataagacagGACGGCAGGGTGCTTGGAGGGGGACGGAGCagagcagtcctagtcttatctgatgctaattagcagctcagattacaGTGTCCTGAGACTCTTTGccggagggaagggggagaatcatccaggcacagagaccagtgtgcacagtctcttccatgcgctctgctgctagagaactgtgtagtgtatagaggcagagagacccTCCTGACGTCACGATGAGGGCatgcacatctgacgtcaggatggggaCGCCACCCACCCATACTCACAGGCAGCAGAATTCGTACACGGATACATTCACACagtgtacggatttctgctagcaacaggagacatacaagaaataaaatgtggtagaaaagtgtcagagtggccatttaaaacacatataacacaaaaaggagcccaaattcataAATTCAAtacattacaaaatatatttatattacacatgctgctagaaaataaaaagttgatctaacgtttagttacgctttaaggaCTGCATATCATGACAGGTATGTTGGCCTATTAGACCATACGACAAAAAGGAGAGGGTTACAGCACTAGAtaaataaaataagata contains:
- the GLOD4 gene encoding glyoxalase domain-containing protein 4 isoform X1 — its product is MGGRRALHYVLKVADRTQTARFFRDVLGMKVLRHEEFEEGCKATCNGPYDGKWSKTMIGYGSEDSHFVVELTYNYGVGEYRLGNDFLGLTLQSSQAIVNAKQVNWPLSEISPGLFQTEAPGGYKFFLEDRTQPNTDPVQKVTVAVSNLQKSTVYWCDLLGLRVYHEDKCKKSVLLGYADSQCKLELQNIGGPVDHAAAFGRIAFACPKDELPTIEATMNRENQKILTPLVSLDTPGKATVQVVILADPDGHEICFVGDEAFRELSQTDPNADQLLNDAMSADKSDEWFAKHKRQKPSACGSPRIDVHVL
- the GLOD4 gene encoding glyoxalase domain-containing protein 4 isoform X2 → MVLRHEEFEEGCKATCNGPYDGKWSKTMIGYGSEDSHFVVELTYNYGVGEYRLGNDFLGLTLQSSQAIVNAKQVNWPLSEISPGLFQTEAPGGYKFFLEDRTQPNTDPVQKVTVAVSNLQKSTVYWCDLLGLRVYHEDKCKKSVLLGYADSQCKLELQNIGGPVDHAAAFGRIAFACPKDELPTIEATMNRENQKILTPLVSLDTPGKATVQVVILADPDGHEICFVGDEAFRELSQTDPNADQLLNDAMSADKSDEWFAKHKRQKPSACGSPRIDVHVL
- the GLOD4 gene encoding glyoxalase domain-containing protein 4 isoform X4; its protein translation is MIGYGSEDSHFVVELTYNYGVGEYRLGNDFLGLTLQSSQAIVNAKQVNWPLSEISPGLFQTEAPGGYKFFLEDRTQPNTDPVQKVTVAVSNLQKSTVYWCDLLGLRVYHEDKCKKSVLLGYADSQCKLELQNIGGPVDHAAAFGRIAFACPKDELPTIEATMNRENQKILTPLVSLDTPGKATVQVVILADPDGHEICFVGDEAFRELSQTDPNADQLLNDAMSADKSDEWFAKHKRQKPSACGSPRIDVHVL